A window of the Eulemur rufifrons isolate Redbay chromosome 6, OSU_ERuf_1, whole genome shotgun sequence genome harbors these coding sequences:
- the ACCSL gene encoding probable inactive 1-aminocyclopropane-1-carboxylate synthase-like protein 2 produces the protein MSLRSDAFPVPCGQKPGQVLKDQSFRTQVLEMVLHLQKRIDEHFLLLTTTRQSLQLEEQKHAQSIRVQEVLLDHLIHQMVSFLESGATGGLEHQVPLLSLESSSDVRSAQRAQSSRHPHQLIPKWTDFEPAFVSRDLSNRGSDISVLYHSSFQDYNAYQGDKYHEDKNTLGFINLGTSENKLCIDLIIERLCRNDMNHIDEVLLQYPDWRGQPFLREEVARFLTYYCKAPARLDPENVVVLNGCCSVFSALAMVLCDPGEAFLVPTPFYGGFAFTSRLYAKVELVPVYLESEITGTNTRPFQLTVDKLEDALLQARLMEKKVRGLVLTNPQNPLGDVYSRDSLKEYLEFAKRNDLHVIIDEVYMLSVFDESITFHSVLSMESLPDPNRTHVIWGTSKDFGISGFRFGALYTHNTEVASAVGSFGYLHGISGITQHKLCQLLQDREWIDTVYLPTYHFRLRKAHVYITNKLQSLEIPFLCRGSGLYVWINLKKYLEPCTFEEEWLLHRRFLDNKLMLSCGKNYMCKEPGWFRLIFAERPFRLKLAMLRFCRVLEEQKQDWIEKQLADAMKE, from the exons ATGAGTCTCCGGTCAGATGCCTTTCCTGTGCCCTGTGGCCAGAAGCCAGGCCAGGTCCTCAAAGACCAGAGCTTCCGCACCCAGGTACTGGAGATGGTGCTGCACTTGCAAAAGCGCATAGATGAGCACTTCCTCCTACTGACAACAACCAGGCAGAGCCTACAACTGGAAGAACAGAAGCACGCTCAGTCTATCCGTGTGCAGGAAGTTCTCCTGGACCACTTAATACACCAGATGGTCAGCTTCCTCGAGTCTGGGGCCACGGGTGGCCTGGAGCACCAAGttcctctcctttccctggaGTCTAGCAGTGATGTCAGAAGTGCACAGAGGGCCCAGTCATCCAGACATCCTCACCAGCTAATTCCCAAGTGGACTGACTTTGAACCTGCCTTTGTCAGCCGCGACCTGTCCAACCGTGGGTCTGATATCTCTGTCTTATACCACTCAAGCTTCCAGGACTACAATGCCTACCAAGGAGACAAGTACCATGAGGACAAGAACACCTTG GGCTTCATTAACCTTGGGACCAGTGAGAATAAGCTTTGCATTGATCTGATCATTGAAAGG TTGTGTCGGAATGACATGAACCACATTGACGAAGTCCTGCTGCAGTACCCTGATTGGAGAGGGCAGCCATT CCTGCGGGAAGAAGTGGCCCGGTTCCTGACCTACTACTGCAAGGCACCTGCCCGACTTGATCCAGAAAAT GTGGTGGTTCTAAATGGCTGCTGCTCTGTCTTCTCTGCACTGGCCATGGTTCTGTGTGATCCTGGTG AGGCCTTTCTGGTCCCTACTCCCTTCTATGGTGGCTTTGCCTTTACCTCCCGCCTGTATGCGAAAGTCGAGCTGGTTCCCGTTTATCTGGAGAGTGAG ATCACTGGGACAAACACCCGTCCTTTCCAGCTCACTGTGGACAAACTGGAGGATGCCCTACTTCAAGCCAGACTTATG GAGAAAAAGGTCAGAGGCCTTGTGCTGACCAACCCTCAGAATCCTCTGGGTGATGTCTACTCCCGAGACTCACTGAAGGAATACCTGGAATTTGCCAAGAG GAATGACCTACATGTGATCATAGATGAGGTTTACATGCTGTCTGTGTTTGATGAATCTATCACATTCCACAGTGTTCTGAGCATGGAAAG TCTGCCTGATCCCAACAGGACCCATGTGATCTGGGGTACCAGTAAG GATTTTGGCATCTCTGGCTTCCGCTTTGGTGCTCTCTACACCCACAATACGGAGGTGGCCTCTGCTGTGGGCTCCTTTGGCTACCTCCATGGTATCTCTGGCATCACCCAGCACAAATTATGTCAACTGCTCCAGGACAGAG AATGGATTGACACAGTATACCTGCCCACATACCACTTCCGGCTCCGGAAGGCTCACGTGTACATCACTAACAAGCTGCAGAGCTTAGAGATCCCCTTTCTCTGTCGTGGATCTGGCCTCTATGTCTGGATCAACTTGAAAAAG TACCTGGAGCCATGTACGTTTGAGGAAGAATGGCTCCTCCATCGCCGCTTCCTGGACAACAAGCTGATGCTGTCCTGTGGCAAAAACTACATGTGTAAGGAGCCTGGCTGGTTCCGCCTCATCTTTGCAGAGAGGCCCTTCCGGCTAAAATTAG CCATGCTTCGTTTCTGTCGGGTGCTAGAGGAGCAGAAGCAGGATTGGATAGAGAAGCAACTGGCAGATGCAATGAAGGAGTAG